In one Rutidosis leptorrhynchoides isolate AG116_Rl617_1_P2 chromosome 8, CSIRO_AGI_Rlap_v1, whole genome shotgun sequence genomic region, the following are encoded:
- the LOC139863941 gene encoding 2-oxoglutarate-dependent dioxygenase 19-like, whose product MSPSNKANGYEMMHESIPIIDYSLLTSNNADERSKAIKDLGNACKDWGCYKLVNHGVQKSVCQKILNASCEFFNMEKEDKIEFASRDPMNPIAYSNTFNPTKETKHLASRQALRLTVNPVFHCPHKPQGFSDVVSEYVEKTKVVGLELLKGISESLGLEASYMNEELSLESGYQIFAVNYYPFRSEVDHQRGMVKHSDHSFLTLIYENDVPGLEVLCNGEWILMNGVTNGFIVLNGDHLEIFSNGLYKRKIHRAIMKEECTRISLVRTYGPSVETIVRPSSRLVDENHPPRYLPKKFGEYVVDLTRFAIKGRDLFDELRAH is encoded by the exons ATGTCTCCAAGCAACAAAGCTAATGGTTATGAGATGATGCATGAGTCGATACCCATCATTGACTACTCTTTACTCACATCAAACAATGCTGATGAGCGTTCGAAAGCCATCAAAGATCTTGGTAATGCCTGCAAAGACTGGGGTTGTTACAAG TTGGTGAACCATGGAGTACAGAAGAGTGTGTGTCAAAAGATATTAAACGCATCATGTGAGTTTTTCAATATGGAGAAAGAAGATAAGATCGAATTTGCATCTCGTGATCCTATGAATCCCATCGCATATAGCAACACATTCAATCCTACTAAAGAAACGAAACACTTGGCATCAAGGCAGGCTCTTCGACTCACCGTTAATCCCGTTTTTCATTGTCCACACAAACCTCAAGGTTTCAG TGATGTTGTATCGGAGTATGTCGAGAAGACAAAAGTGGTTGGATTGGAGTTGTTAAAAGGCATATCAGAGAGCTTAGGACTTGAAGCGTCGTACATGAACGAAGAATTGAGTTTGGAGTCAGGGTATCAGATATTTGCGGTCAACTATTATCCATTTCGCTCGGAAGTTGATCATCAACGAGGGATGGTGAAACATTCGGATCATAGCTTTTTGACTTTGATCTATGAAAACGACGTTCCAGGTCTTGAAGTTCTTTGTAACGGGGAATGGATTCTTATGAATGGTGTTACAAACGGATTCATAGTCTTGAATGGGGATCATCTTGAG ATATTTAGCAATGGATTGTACAAGAGAAAGATTCATCGAGCAATTATGAAGGAAGAATGTACAAGAATCTCACTTGTGCGTACGTATGGCCCATCAGTTGAGACGATTGTTAGGCCATCGTCGAGGCTTGTTGATGAGAACCACCCTCCTCGTTATCTTCCaaagaaatttggtgaatatgTAGTGGATCTTACTAGATTTGCAATCAAAGGCAGAGATCTATTTGATGAACTTCGAGCTCATTAA